In Onthophagus taurus isolate NC chromosome 6, IU_Otau_3.0, whole genome shotgun sequence, a genomic segment contains:
- the LOC139430306 gene encoding uncharacterized protein isoform X1 — MSNMKLVIILFNLKLYPLVLGVHNNACDQFGSHIYKSLGCKPTATYKGCPIYDECVYKRSIHYCRYNNLNIPIGTRLDSFTDIPTCKMDCECLLGKRGNYFDCVDKSCENNLNISLYKNKNCFMKYSLDECCPDPVCTNSPPITCNIENIEYKQGSIINLKSECKTCICTKDFKKLKHCKPTYCDTELFYGREIEKNCAPLYKIEHYTSALCCPSTFICRKICSIKKIYFSHLFLASSRDVIKENNLYNSGRVCKYGKMKLNLGSYVLRRYNQHNPKNISCRCISPPLMTCVMIGN; from the exons ATGAGTAACATGAAATTGgtgattatattatttaacttaaaattgtATCCTTTAGTTTTAGgag ttcataataacgCCTGCGACCAATTTGGTTCACACATTTATAAGTCACTTGGATGTAAACCAACAGCAACATATAAAGGTTGCCCCATTTATGATGAATGCGTTTATAAAAGGTCTATTCACTATTGTCGATACAATAATCTAAATATTCCTATTGGAACGCGTTTGGATTCCTTTACAGACATTCCAACGTGTAAAATGGATTGTGAATGTCTTTTAGGAAAAAGAGG gAACTATTTTGACTGCGTAGATAAAAGTTgtgaaaacaatttaaatatatcgttatataaaaataaaaattgctttatGAAGTATTCTTTAGATGAGTGTTGTCCAGATCCAGTTTGTACAA ATTCTCCTCCAATAACATGTAACATTGAAAACATCGAATATAAACAAGggtcaataataaatttaaaatctgaatgtaaaacttgtatttgtactaaagattttaaaaaattgaaacattgCAAACCAACGTATTGTGACACAGAATTATTTTATGGaagagaaatagaaaaaaattgtgctcCTTTATACAAGATTGAACATTATACCAGCGCTCTTTGTTGTCCTTCAACATTTATTTGTCGTAAGATttgttctattaaaaaaatatatttttctcatCTTTTTTTAGCTTCTTCACGTGatgttattaaagaaaataatttatacaattCCGGAAGAGTATGTAAGTatggaaaaatgaaattaaatcttGGATCGTATGTTCTAAGAAGATACAATCAACACAATCCAAAAAATATTAGTTGTAGATGTATTTCCCCACCTTTAATGACTTGTGTAATgataggaaattaa
- the LOC139430306 gene encoding uncharacterized protein isoform X2 encodes MSNMKLVIILFNLKLYPLVLGVHNNACDQFGSHIYKSLGCKPTATYKGCPIYDECVYKRSIHYCRYNNLNIPIGTRLDSFTDIPTCKMDCECLLGKRGNYFDCVDKSCENNLNISLYKNKNCFMKYSLDECCPDPVCTNSPPITCNIENIEYKQGSIINLKSECKTCICTKDFKKLKHCKPTYCDTELFYGREIEKNCAPLYKIEHYTSALCCPSTFICPSSRDVIKENNLYNSGRVCKYGKMKLNLGSYVLRRYNQHNPKNISCRCISPPLMTCVMIGN; translated from the exons ATGAGTAACATGAAATTGgtgattatattatttaacttaaaattgtATCCTTTAGTTTTAGgag ttcataataacgCCTGCGACCAATTTGGTTCACACATTTATAAGTCACTTGGATGTAAACCAACAGCAACATATAAAGGTTGCCCCATTTATGATGAATGCGTTTATAAAAGGTCTATTCACTATTGTCGATACAATAATCTAAATATTCCTATTGGAACGCGTTTGGATTCCTTTACAGACATTCCAACGTGTAAAATGGATTGTGAATGTCTTTTAGGAAAAAGAGG gAACTATTTTGACTGCGTAGATAAAAGTTgtgaaaacaatttaaatatatcgttatataaaaataaaaattgctttatGAAGTATTCTTTAGATGAGTGTTGTCCAGATCCAGTTTGTACAA ATTCTCCTCCAATAACATGTAACATTGAAAACATCGAATATAAACAAGggtcaataataaatttaaaatctgaatgtaaaacttgtatttgtactaaagattttaaaaaattgaaacattgCAAACCAACGTATTGTGACACAGAATTATTTTATGGaagagaaatagaaaaaaattgtgctcCTTTATACAAGATTGAACATTATACCAGCGCTCTTTGTTGTCCTTCAACATTTATTTGTC CTTCTTCACGTGatgttattaaagaaaataatttatacaattCCGGAAGAGTATGTAAGTatggaaaaatgaaattaaatcttGGATCGTATGTTCTAAGAAGATACAATCAACACAATCCAAAAAATATTAGTTGTAGATGTATTTCCCCACCTTTAATGACTTGTGTAATgataggaaattaa